A portion of the Streptococcus urinalis 2285-97 genome contains these proteins:
- a CDS encoding NADase-type glycan-binding domain-containing protein, protein MIITAFIVGITNTQLLENKVFADSTKVSNKTNSNTLKENNSKSRNEKTYDSTNVVEASVTSAKDGKSITHTLDSSMKTAWEENSLGSGVGEVLSYKFDAVTHIARILITNGDVSSKENFYNKNRIAKAKISYFNEDKLVLVQQVEFKDGYTQKPHNIEPNKKVDVNKVKIEVTAVHKGKQKNTLAVSEVTFGNLEKHHFKNKFNQLREK, encoded by the coding sequence ATGATTATTACCGCTTTTATTGTAGGAATAACCAATACTCAACTATTAGAAAATAAAGTGTTTGCTGATTCTACTAAAGTATCAAATAAAACAAATTCTAATACATTGAAAGAAAATAATAGTAAGTCTCGAAATGAAAAGACCTATGATTCGACAAATGTTGTAGAAGCTTCTGTAACTAGCGCTAAAGATGGTAAAAGTATTACACATACTTTGGATAGTTCTATGAAAACAGCTTGGGAAGAAAATTCTCTGGGAAGTGGTGTTGGAGAAGTATTATCTTATAAATTTGATGCTGTCACACATATCGCAAGAATACTAATCACAAATGGTGATGTTTCTAGTAAAGAAAATTTTTATAACAAAAATCGTATTGCCAAGGCTAAAATCAGCTATTTCAATGAGGATAAATTAGTATTAGTCCAACAAGTTGAATTTAAAGATGGTTACACCCAAAAGCCTCATAACATCGAACCAAATAAGAAAGTCGATGTGAATAAAGTCAAAATAGAAGTGACGGCTGTCCATAAAGGGAAGCAAAAAAATACCTTAGCTGTCTCTGAAGTGACTTTTGGGAATTTAGAAAAACACCATTTTAAAAATAAGTTCAACCAACTGAGAGAAAAATAG
- the rpoE gene encoding DNA-directed RNA polymerase subunit delta, which yields MELEVFAGQEKSELSMIEVARAILEVRGRDNDMYFSDLVNEIQNYLGKSDSAIREALPFFYTDLNTDGSFIPLGENKWGLRSWYAVDEIDEEIITLEETEEGSGKRKKKRVNAFMDGDEDAIDYNDDDPEDEDFQEPTEEVEYEEEDPDDEKSEVESYDSELNEIIPDEDIDEEVEINEEDDDDEEEEEDEE from the coding sequence TTGGAATTAGAAGTATTTGCTGGACAAGAAAAGAGTGAGTTATCAATGATTGAAGTTGCGCGTGCTATTCTTGAAGTGCGTGGCCGTGACAATGATATGTATTTTAGTGATCTTGTCAATGAAATTCAAAACTATTTAGGAAAATCTGATTCTGCTATTCGAGAAGCCTTACCATTTTTCTACACAGATTTAAATACTGATGGAAGTTTTATTCCATTAGGTGAAAACAAATGGGGTTTACGTTCTTGGTATGCAGTTGACGAGATTGATGAAGAAATCATTACTTTAGAAGAAACGGAAGAAGGATCAGGCAAACGTAAGAAAAAACGGGTTAATGCCTTTATGGATGGCGACGAAGATGCCATTGATTACAATGACGATGATCCAGAAGACGAAGATTTCCAAGAACCAACTGAAGAAGTTGAGTACGAAGAAGAAGATCCTGACGATGAAAAATCTGAAGTGGAATCTTATGACTCAGAATTAAACGAAATCATCCCAGATGAAGATATTGACGAAGAAGTCGAAATCAACGAAGAAGATGATGACGATGAAGAAGAGGAAGAAGACGAAGAATAA
- a CDS encoding tyrosine-protein kinase: protein MSHLELVRSKQELYNTAEEYYNTIRTNIQFSGRDLKVIVLTSVQPNEGKSTTSVNLAISLAKAGLKTLLIDADIRNSVMSGTFKSDSKYEGLSSYLSGNTELSKVIVSTNIDKLMVIPAGQVPPNPTTLLQNAHFNQMIETLRGIFDYIIIDTPPIGLVIDSAIVAQKADASILVTQEGVIKKRFIQKAKDQMEQSGATFLGIILNKVENTVDSYGGYGAYGGYGAYGAYGSYGSYGKENEKSRKASRRRK, encoded by the coding sequence ATGTCACATTTAGAATTAGTCAGATCAAAACAAGAATTATATAACACTGCAGAAGAATACTACAATACCATTCGTACCAATATCCAATTTAGCGGACGTGATTTAAAAGTAATTGTATTGACTTCTGTTCAACCCAACGAAGGAAAGTCAACAACATCTGTTAATTTAGCAATCTCATTAGCAAAAGCAGGATTGAAAACATTGTTAATCGATGCGGATATTCGTAATTCGGTTATGTCAGGTACGTTTAAGTCTGACAGTAAATATGAAGGTTTATCAAGCTACTTATCAGGAAATACAGAACTTTCAAAAGTGATTGTTAGTACCAATATTGATAAATTAATGGTTATCCCAGCTGGACAAGTACCACCTAATCCAACAACCTTACTTCAAAATGCGCATTTTAATCAAATGATTGAGACCCTACGAGGTATTTTTGACTATATTATCATTGATACACCACCAATTGGTCTTGTTATTGATTCCGCTATTGTTGCACAAAAGGCAGATGCTTCTATTTTAGTAACGCAAGAAGGAGTTATCAAAAAACGTTTCATTCAAAAAGCAAAAGACCAAATGGAACAAAGTGGCGCAACTTTCTTGGGAATTATCTTAAATAAAGTTGAAAATACAGTGGATTCTTATGGTGGCTATGGAGCTTATGGTGGCTATGGAGCTTATGGTGCCTATGGTAGTTATGGATCATATGGTAAAGAAAATGAGAAAAGTAGAAAAGCTTCACGTAGAAGAAAATAG
- a CDS encoding Wzz/FepE/Etk N-terminal domain-containing protein, with product MNTNETPSIAIDVLSLLKKLWMKKTLILFMAIFVGVLTLLVSAFLIKPSYTSSTRIYVINQQNSDNLTALDLQAGGYLVNDYKEIITSRDVMKDVIANNNVTLTPEQLSKMITVTIPADTRVISISVTNHDPQQAKTLANSVREVASEKIKSVTKVQDVTPLENAELPTSPSSPNIKRNTLIGVLIGGLMTIVVIILKEVLDDRVKRPEDVEEVLGMTLLGIVPNTDKM from the coding sequence ATGAATACAAATGAGACACCCTCAATTGCAATTGACGTTTTAAGTCTTTTGAAAAAGTTATGGATGAAAAAGACACTTATTTTGTTTATGGCCATATTTGTTGGCGTGTTAACACTTTTAGTAAGTGCTTTTCTCATTAAACCATCTTACACATCGTCAACGCGTATATATGTTATTAACCAACAAAATTCGGATAACTTAACAGCACTTGATTTACAAGCTGGTGGTTACTTAGTTAATGACTATAAAGAAATTATTACATCTCGTGATGTGATGAAGGATGTTATTGCTAATAACAATGTTACCTTAACACCTGAACAATTGAGTAAGATGATTACTGTGACGATACCAGCAGATACCCGCGTTATCTCAATTTCAGTAACGAATCATGATCCACAACAAGCTAAAACTTTAGCTAACTCAGTTCGTGAAGTGGCTTCTGAAAAAATCAAATCCGTTACAAAAGTACAAGACGTCACTCCTCTTGAAAATGCGGAGTTGCCAACGTCACCATCATCACCAAATATTAAACGTAATACTTTAATTGGGGTCTTGATTGGTGGCTTAATGACAATTGTTGTTATTATCTTAAAAGAAGTCTTAGATGACCGTGTCAAACGTCCTGAGGATGTTGAAGAAGTCTTGGGAATGACCTTGTTAGGTATCGTTCCAAACACAGACAAGATGTAA
- the cps4B gene encoding capsular polysaccharide biosynthesis protein Cps4B, which translates to MFDIHSHIVFDVDDGPLTIYESLALIGESYRQGVRTIVSTSHRRKGMFETPEDDIFNKFSQVKFEAEKMYDGLTILYGGELYFTRDILEKLEHNRVPRMNDTRFALIEFSMTTPWKEIHSALSQVLMLGVTPIVAHIERYDALSFEKDRVRELINMGCYTQINSAHVLKAKLFGDRLKVFKKRVKYFLDEDLVHCVASDMHNLKKRPPFMEEARKIIEETYGLKRATKLFETNPKTWIDNEFL; encoded by the coding sequence ATGTTCGATATTCATTCACATATCGTTTTTGATGTCGATGATGGTCCATTAACAATATATGAAAGTTTAGCTTTGATTGGAGAAAGTTACAGACAAGGTGTGAGAACAATCGTATCAACATCTCATCGTAGAAAGGGAATGTTTGAAACACCTGAGGATGATATTTTTAATAAATTTAGTCAGGTAAAGTTTGAAGCTGAAAAAATGTACGATGGATTAACCATTTTATATGGTGGCGAGCTTTATTTCACAAGGGATATTCTTGAAAAATTGGAACACAATCGTGTACCAAGGATGAATGATACCCGATTTGCATTGATTGAGTTTTCGATGACAACACCGTGGAAAGAGATTCATTCTGCTTTGTCACAAGTTTTGATGCTTGGTGTCACACCAATAGTTGCTCATATTGAACGTTATGATGCCTTATCTTTTGAAAAAGATAGGGTACGCGAACTTATTAATATGGGTTGCTATACTCAAATAAATAGTGCTCATGTTTTAAAAGCAAAACTATTTGGTGATAGGTTAAAAGTATTCAAAAAACGAGTAAAATATTTTCTTGATGAAGATTTGGTACATTGCGTAGCAAGTGATATGCATAACCTTAAAAAGAGACCTCCATTTATGGAGGAAGCAAGAAAAATAATTGAAGAGACTTATGGTTTGAAAAGAGCCACAAAATTATTTGAAACTAATCCTAAAACATGGATTGATAATGAGTTTTTATAG
- the cpsA gene encoding LCP family glycopolymer transferase CpsA produces the protein MASKRRNQKKSKQSSNGNFGIINLALLILFTILSIIVSFMMYSYNFLAFHHLNIVISAILLFLFFFTLVMLFRKKAKLLTMIALIIANIGLAIMLFAFKTTIDFTGEMNKTASFSEIEMSVVVPKDSQISSISDVKSAEAPTDTDASNIKALKKQLKKEKNKTLKTNSVDSYLTAYNHLVAGTSEAMVMNSAYLSLIEQNDSNYADKVKTLYSYTIKRNIKSSKTKTNTSGVYNIYVSGIDTYGPISTVSRSDVNIIITVNMNTHKILLTTTPRDSYVKIPDGGANQYDKLTHAGIYGVETSMKTLANLYDITIDDYARINFTSFINLIDLLNGIEVDNDTAFSAGGYNYPKGNITLNSQQALTFVRERHALEGGDNDRGKNQEKVIKAIINKLTSINSLSQFSSIATGLQNSVQTNLSLSQMMSMANSQLESKTKFTVDSQDVTGTGSTGELSSYAMPGSALYMYKLDDNSVAKAKEAIKATMKGE, from the coding sequence ATGGCTTCTAAAAGAAGAAATCAGAAAAAATCAAAACAATCATCAAATGGGAATTTTGGAATAATTAATTTAGCACTATTAATATTATTTACAATATTATCTATTATTGTAAGCTTTATGATGTATAGCTATAACTTTTTGGCTTTTCATCATCTTAATATTGTGATTAGTGCTATTTTATTATTTCTTTTTTTCTTTACATTGGTTATGTTATTTCGAAAAAAAGCAAAGTTGTTAACAATGATAGCTTTGATAATAGCAAATATTGGACTTGCTATTATGTTGTTTGCTTTTAAAACGACCATTGATTTTACTGGTGAAATGAATAAAACCGCATCATTTTCAGAAATTGAAATGTCTGTTGTTGTCCCAAAAGATAGTCAAATCAGCTCTATCAGTGATGTCAAGAGTGCTGAAGCACCAACTGATACAGATGCAAGTAATATCAAAGCTCTTAAGAAACAACTGAAAAAAGAGAAAAATAAGACTTTAAAGACAAATAGTGTTGATTCTTATCTTACTGCTTATAATCATTTAGTTGCGGGAACTTCTGAAGCAATGGTCATGAATAGTGCTTATTTGTCTTTAATTGAGCAAAATGATAGTAATTATGCAGATAAAGTCAAAACCCTATATAGTTACACTATTAAACGAAATATCAAGAGTTCAAAGACAAAAACAAACACTTCAGGTGTCTACAATATTTATGTGAGTGGTATTGACACCTATGGCCCAATTTCTACGGTTTCACGTTCAGATGTCAATATTATTATTACCGTAAATATGAACACACATAAAATTCTATTAACGACAACACCTCGAGATTCATATGTGAAAATTCCAGATGGTGGCGCTAATCAATATGATAAATTGACACATGCTGGTATCTATGGTGTTGAAACATCAATGAAAACACTTGCTAATCTATATGACATTACTATTGATGATTATGCAAGAATTAATTTTACCTCATTTATTAATCTGATTGATTTGTTAAATGGTATTGAAGTTGATAATGATACAGCCTTCTCTGCAGGTGGTTATAATTACCCTAAAGGAAATATTACATTAAATTCACAACAAGCACTAACATTTGTGAGAGAAAGACATGCACTTGAAGGTGGCGATAATGATCGTGGTAAAAATCAAGAAAAAGTGATTAAAGCCATAATTAATAAGTTGACGTCTATTAATTCATTATCTCAATTTTCATCAATTGCCACAGGCTTACAAAATTCAGTACAGACAAATTTAAGTTTAAGTCAAATGATGTCAATGGCTAATAGTCAATTAGAAAGTAAAACAAAATTTACTGTTGACTCACAGGATGTTACAGGTACAGGTTCAACTGGGGAATTATCTTCTTATGCTATGCCAGGGTCTGCTCTTTACATGTATAAACTTGACGATAACAGTGTCGCTAAAGCCAAAGAAGCTATAAAAGCAACGATGAAAGGAGAGTAA
- the tig gene encoding trigger factor, whose product MSTSFENKATNRGVITFTISQEEIKPALDQAFNKVKKDVNAPGFRKGHMPRAIFNQKFGEEVLYEDALNIVLPGAYEAAVEELELDVVAQPKIDVVSMEKGKDWEISAEVVTKPEVKLGDYKDLTVEVEASKEVTDAEVDEKVERERKNLAELAVKDGAAEEGDTVVIDFVGSVDGVEFDGGKGDNFSLELGSGQFIPGFEEQLVGSKAGEKVEVNVTFPEDYQAADLAGKAAKFETTVHEVKVKEVPELDDELAKDIDEEVDTLDELKAKYRKELESAKEIAYDDAVEGAAIELAVSNAEIVELPEEMVHDEVHRSMNEFMSNMQRQGISPEMYYQLTGTSEEDLHKQYEADADKRVKTNLVIEAVAKAEGFEASDEEIEKEINDLATEYNMPVDQVRSLLSPEMLKHDIAMKKAVEVITSSAKVK is encoded by the coding sequence ATGTCTACATCATTTGAAAACAAAGCTACAAATCGTGGCGTTATTACATTTACAATCAGTCAAGAAGAAATCAAACCAGCTCTTGATCAAGCATTCAATAAAGTCAAAAAAGATGTTAATGCACCAGGATTCCGTAAAGGTCATATGCCCCGTGCTATCTTTAACCAAAAATTTGGTGAAGAAGTTCTTTATGAAGATGCTTTAAATATTGTTTTACCAGGTGCTTATGAAGCTGCAGTTGAAGAATTAGAACTAGATGTTGTTGCACAACCAAAAATCGATGTTGTTTCAATGGAAAAAGGTAAAGATTGGGAAATCTCAGCTGAAGTTGTCACAAAACCTGAAGTAAAACTTGGCGACTATAAAGATTTAACTGTTGAAGTTGAAGCTTCAAAAGAAGTTACAGATGCTGAAGTTGATGAAAAAGTTGAACGTGAACGTAAAAATCTCGCTGAATTAGCTGTTAAAGATGGTGCAGCTGAAGAAGGTGACACTGTTGTTATCGACTTTGTTGGTTCTGTAGATGGTGTTGAATTTGATGGTGGTAAAGGTGATAACTTCTCACTAGAACTTGGTTCAGGTCAATTTATTCCAGGATTTGAAGAACAATTAGTTGGTTCAAAAGCTGGTGAAAAAGTTGAAGTTAATGTCACTTTCCCAGAAGATTATCAAGCTGCTGATTTAGCTGGTAAAGCTGCAAAATTTGAAACAACTGTTCATGAAGTTAAGGTAAAAGAAGTTCCAGAATTAGACGATGAACTTGCTAAAGATATCGACGAAGAAGTTGACACACTTGACGAATTGAAAGCCAAATACCGTAAAGAGTTAGAGTCAGCAAAAGAAATTGCATATGATGATGCTGTCGAAGGAGCTGCAATTGAATTAGCTGTTTCAAATGCTGAAATTGTTGAATTGCCAGAAGAAATGGTTCATGATGAAGTACATCGTTCAATGAATGAATTCATGAGCAATATGCAACGTCAAGGTATCTCTCCAGAAATGTACTACCAATTAACTGGAACAAGTGAAGAAGATTTACACAAACAATACGAAGCTGATGCTGACAAACGTGTTAAAACTAATCTTGTTATCGAAGCAGTCGCAAAAGCAGAAGGTTTTGAGGCTTCAGATGAAGAGATTGAAAAAGAAATTAACGATTTAGCAACAGAATACAATATGCCTGTTGATCAAGTTCGTTCATTACTTTCACCAGAAATGTTAAAACATGATATTGCAATGAAAAAAGCAGTAGAAGTTATTACTAGCTCAGCTAAAGTAAAATAA
- a CDS encoding mechanosensitive ion channel family protein: MTYILKYLDHINIEQLMVNIINKIISLVLIFILFLIIRYIINLAFEKALNNSFAFTHQTEARKKTLLKLSHNMLNYCLYFFLAYWVLSILGVPVSSLLAGAGIAGVAIGLGAQGFLSDVVNGFFILFENQFEVGDTVNIVNIDGIIANVGIRTTQIKGFDGTLHFIQNRNITVVSNKSRGNMRALIDIPLYTTANLEQITSIIEKINQTEISKFPEIVGEPSIIGPQTTTNGQFVFRVAIYTTNGEQFNVYHEFYQKYQSALLKANIPLPTAHIYSQQNN; this comes from the coding sequence ATGACCTATATTTTAAAATATCTTGATCACATTAATATTGAACAATTAATGGTCAATATTATTAATAAAATCATCTCTCTAGTATTAATATTCATACTTTTTCTTATCATTAGATATATTATCAATCTCGCTTTTGAAAAAGCTTTAAATAATTCTTTTGCCTTTACCCATCAAACAGAAGCAAGAAAAAAAACACTCTTAAAGCTAAGTCATAATATGCTCAATTATTGCTTATATTTCTTTTTAGCTTATTGGGTATTAAGTATTTTAGGTGTTCCGGTATCAAGCCTCCTTGCTGGTGCAGGAATTGCTGGTGTGGCCATTGGGCTTGGTGCACAAGGTTTCTTATCTGATGTTGTCAACGGTTTCTTTATCCTTTTTGAAAATCAATTCGAAGTAGGCGATACAGTGAATATTGTCAATATAGATGGTATTATTGCTAATGTTGGTATTAGAACTACTCAAATAAAGGGATTTGACGGCACACTGCATTTTATTCAAAATCGTAATATTACAGTGGTGAGTAACAAATCTAGAGGGAATATGCGTGCCTTAATTGACATTCCTTTATATACTACTGCTAACTTAGAACAAATTACTTCTATCATTGAAAAAATCAATCAAACTGAAATATCGAAATTTCCTGAGATTGTTGGCGAACCAAGTATTATCGGACCTCAAACGACTACAAATGGGCAATTTGTCTTTAGGGTTGCTATTTATACAACAAATGGAGAACAATTTAATGTTTACCATGAATTTTACCAAAAATACCAATCTGCTTTGTTAAAAGCTAATATCCCACTTCCTACAGCTCATATTTATAGTCAACAGAATAACTAA
- a CDS encoding TIGR01440 family protein: protein MDQEKLISDVKLILDDIIERSAIQSGELFVLGLSSSEVIGGKIGKNSSQEIGDIIVRTIFQQLKEKGIFLAVQGCEHVNRALVVEREAATKFHLEEVNVIPSLHAGGSGQVAAFKWMEDPIEVEEIVAKAGLDIGDTSIGMHVKRVQVPLIPKMRELGGAHVTALASRPKLIGGARAAYNTDPIRKF, encoded by the coding sequence ATGGATCAAGAAAAACTTATTAGTGATGTAAAACTAATTTTAGATGATATTATCGAGCGTTCAGCCATTCAATCTGGGGAACTATTTGTTCTAGGATTATCTTCTAGTGAAGTTATTGGTGGAAAAATTGGGAAAAATTCCAGTCAAGAAATTGGTGATATCATTGTTAGAACAATTTTTCAGCAATTAAAAGAAAAAGGTATCTTTTTAGCTGTTCAAGGTTGTGAACATGTTAATAGAGCTCTAGTTGTTGAAAGAGAAGCAGCTACTAAATTTCATCTAGAAGAAGTCAATGTTATTCCTAGTTTACATGCAGGTGGTAGTGGACAAGTTGCGGCTTTTAAATGGATGGAAGATCCAATTGAAGTCGAAGAAATTGTAGCTAAAGCTGGATTAGATATTGGAGATACCAGTATTGGAATGCATGTAAAACGTGTACAGGTTCCTTTGATACCAAAAATGAGAGAATTGGGTGGAGCACATGTTACAGCTTTAGCCAGCCGTCCTAAATTAATAGGTGGTGCAAGAGCAGCGTATAATACAGATCCAATCCGAAAATTTTAA
- a CDS encoding ECF transporter S component produces MHSKNNQLTQLAILIALSIVLGKFVSIPTPTGFLTLLDAGIYFTAFLLGPNQGMVVGGVSAFLIDLLSGYPNWMIFSLFAHGGQGYFAGLKGKKRPFGLALASLVMILIYFITSGFMYGFGAAIAGLLGNTFQNFFGMLVGYSLFKAYQKYRGNK; encoded by the coding sequence ATGCATTCAAAAAATAATCAATTAACACAATTGGCGATATTAATTGCACTATCAATTGTTTTAGGAAAATTTGTCAGTATACCGACACCAACAGGCTTTTTAACACTACTTGATGCTGGTATTTATTTTACTGCCTTTTTATTAGGACCAAATCAAGGAATGGTAGTTGGTGGGGTTTCAGCATTTCTTATTGACCTCTTATCTGGATATCCCAACTGGATGATCTTTAGTTTGTTTGCTCATGGGGGACAAGGTTATTTTGCGGGACTAAAAGGGAAGAAACGTCCCTTTGGTCTTGCTTTAGCTTCCTTAGTTATGATTCTTATTTACTTTATAACCAGTGGGTTTATGTATGGTTTTGGAGCAGCAATTGCTGGGCTACTTGGAAATACATTCCAAAATTTCTTTGGTATGTTAGTTGGTTATAGCTTATTTAAAGCCTATCAAAAATATAGAGGTAATAAGTGA
- a CDS encoding bifunctional hydroxymethylpyrimidine kinase/phosphomethylpyrimidine kinase, with translation MKTELALTIAGSDIFSGGGLQADLTTFSQLGIYGMVAQTCLTTFDNDQLKIDIFSANRFLSQLNSFDKISFNGIKIGLLPSAEIINQTKSFLENQNCQNIVLDPVLVFKENNYQEIQNQKELLKSLFSNITVLTPNLKEAEILSGITIRNKTDMIDAARYLFDLGIKCVVIKGDQTISSKKAIDLYFDGENVEFLENDRLNKKSHGAGCTFSSAITALLIKGYSLLESVKIAKGLVYKTIKYGNHFGVSQYAFKK, from the coding sequence ATGAAGACTGAATTAGCATTAACAATAGCAGGTAGTGATATTTTTAGTGGTGGTGGATTACAAGCTGATCTCACAACTTTTAGTCAATTAGGAATTTATGGTATGGTTGCTCAAACCTGTTTAACAACCTTCGATAATGACCAGTTAAAAATTGATATTTTTTCTGCAAATCGTTTTTTATCACAATTAAATAGCTTTGATAAGATTAGTTTCAATGGGATTAAAATAGGTTTATTACCGAGTGCTGAAATTATCAATCAAACTAAATCCTTTTTGGAAAATCAAAATTGTCAAAATATTGTCTTGGATCCCGTTTTGGTTTTTAAGGAAAATAATTATCAAGAGATTCAAAATCAAAAAGAATTACTCAAATCATTATTTTCTAATATTACAGTTTTAACACCAAATCTAAAAGAAGCTGAGATTCTATCTGGGATAACTATTAGAAATAAAACGGATATGATAGATGCTGCCAGATATCTTTTTGATTTAGGTATCAAATGCGTTGTGATAAAAGGCGATCAGACGATTTCTTCTAAAAAAGCCATTGATTTATATTTTGATGGCGAAAACGTTGAATTCTTGGAAAATGATAGACTAAATAAAAAAAGTCACGGAGCAGGTTGCACATTTTCTTCAGCAATTACAGCATTATTAATCAAAGGGTATTCTTTATTAGAATCTGTTAAAATTGCCAAAGGACTGGTTTATAAAACTATTAAGTATGGAAATCATTTTGGGGTGAGTCAATATGCATTCAAAAAATAA
- the truA gene encoding tRNA pseudouridine(38-40) synthase TruA, producing MVRYKAIISYDGTLFNGFQRQPKGTRTVQEELEKTLKQINSGKKVSVHGAGRTDAGVHAYGQVIHFDLDDNRDIEKLRFALDSQTPEDIAVVTVEIVSEDFHARYQKHFKTYEFLVDIGRSKNPMMRHYATSYPYPLNIALIKLAIKDLVGQHDFTGFTASGSSIENKVRTISKADVIFDEKRQFLIFTFTANGFLYKQVRNMVGTLLKIGNERMPVGQIAKVLESKNRQDAGPTAAGNGLYLKEIIYED from the coding sequence ATGGTAAGATACAAAGCAATTATTTCTTATGACGGGACATTGTTTAATGGTTTTCAAAGACAACCTAAAGGAACAAGAACTGTTCAAGAAGAACTTGAAAAAACACTAAAACAAATAAATAGTGGTAAAAAAGTTTCTGTACACGGTGCAGGAAGGACAGATGCGGGTGTCCATGCTTATGGACAAGTTATTCATTTTGATCTAGATGACAATCGCGATATTGAAAAACTTAGATTTGCATTGGATAGTCAGACTCCAGAAGATATTGCGGTAGTTACTGTTGAGATAGTATCAGAAGATTTTCACGCAAGGTATCAAAAACATTTTAAAACCTATGAGTTTTTAGTAGATATCGGTAGATCTAAAAATCCGATGATGCGACATTATGCAACTTCCTATCCTTATCCTTTGAATATTGCTTTAATCAAGTTGGCGATAAAGGATTTGGTTGGCCAACATGATTTTACAGGATTTACTGCTTCAGGAAGTAGCATTGAAAATAAGGTGAGAACCATTTCTAAAGCTGATGTGATTTTTGATGAGAAACGGCAATTTTTAATTTTTACTTTTACTGCTAATGGATTTTTGTACAAACAAGTTAGGAATATGGTGGGAACTTTATTAAAAATTGGGAATGAACGAATGCCTGTAGGTCAAATTGCTAAAGTATTAGAATCAAAAAATCGTCAAGATGCTGGACCAACTGCTGCAGGAAATGGATTATATCTTAAGGAAATAATATATGAAGACTGA
- a CDS encoding G5 domain-containing protein, whose protein sequence is MLKKCYILLISFVFSISVSRILQSDQIDSSQTNPLTLNDQTETVVAEDKSSDQTDNSNVSEDPTNKERTLTSTSYETDSETGNQVKVETYSDGYMVKTEETPIPYQTTYITDANIEDGVEKVQVPGQNGVRYQIRTSTDNFVTWTQSFETKEPTTEIIRVGTKVAQASDSQDNTNTSSSSKTEDSKTSSTTKKNNSKTIVENNDSQSSSDSSKSNETKTKKNSKKEAKNQNKTAKSKKKSKKSKKKLKDLPGTGDETENKAILSGLLLVTLGAVSLISYTTKKMNK, encoded by the coding sequence ATGTTAAAAAAATGCTATATTTTATTAATAAGTTTTGTTTTTTCTATTTCTGTATCTCGAATTTTACAAAGTGATCAAATAGATTCATCACAAACTAATCCTCTTACATTAAATGATCAGACTGAGACTGTTGTCGCTGAAGATAAATCAAGTGATCAAACAGATAATTCTAATGTCTCTGAGGATCCAACTAATAAGGAAAGAACGCTAACCTCAACATCATATGAAACAGACTCTGAAACGGGGAATCAAGTGAAAGTTGAGACATATTCTGATGGTTATATGGTTAAAACAGAGGAAACACCTATTCCATATCAAACTACCTATATAACAGATGCTAATATTGAAGACGGTGTAGAGAAGGTTCAAGTTCCTGGCCAAAATGGTGTACGTTATCAGATTAGGACTAGTACAGATAACTTTGTAACTTGGACTCAATCTTTTGAAACTAAGGAACCCACAACAGAAATTATTCGTGTTGGTACAAAAGTAGCTCAAGCTAGTGATTCACAAGACAATACAAATACTTCAAGTTCTTCTAAAACTGAAGACAGTAAAACTAGTTCAACTACTAAGAAGAATAATTCAAAAACTATAGTTGAAAATAATGACTCACAATCTTCTTCTGATAGTAGCAAATCAAATGAAACTAAAACTAAGAAAAATTCTAAAAAAGAGGCTAAAAATCAAAATAAAACAGCCAAGTCTAAAAAGAAATCTAAAAAATCAAAAAAGAAACTAAAAGATTTACCTGGTACTGGAGATGAGACTGAAAATAAGGCTATTTTGTCAGGTTTACTCCTAGTTACACTTGGTGCTGTATCCTTAATATCATATACCACTAAAAAAATGAATAAATAA